A region of Fibrobacter succinogenes subsp. succinogenes S85 DNA encodes the following proteins:
- a CDS encoding fibrobacter succinogenes major paralogous domain-containing protein: protein MKRNLRIWKIYILSMHLTIHSSFALAALTFLLMSCSESFTDSRDGQSYDVVKIGDLTWMAENLNFETVGSFCPEGDSRNCKRLGRLYSWAEAKTVCPEGWRLPTNEDFAQVLAQSHDGDSGAVSNKVGAKLKSRDGWFKKGNGTDDFGFNALPAGYRGAVSKADDGAVAGGKFNGIGGYAYFWSATEDPENPESNAFYLFLSFSSDAASLNSFAKEDYRSVRCVR, encoded by the coding sequence ATGAAAAGAAATTTGCGAATATGGAAAATTTATATTCTCTCCATGCATCTCACTATCCATTCTTCTTTCGCTCTTGCCGCCTTAACCTTCCTCCTCATGTCATGTTCGGAGTCGTTCACGGATTCGCGTGATGGGCAATCTTATGATGTTGTTAAGATTGGCGATTTGACATGGATGGCGGAGAATTTGAATTTTGAGACAGTGGGGAGTTTTTGCCCGGAGGGCGATTCTCGCAACTGTAAGCGGTTGGGGAGGCTTTATTCGTGGGCGGAGGCAAAAACGGTTTGCCCTGAAGGCTGGCGTCTCCCGACGAATGAAGATTTTGCGCAAGTCCTCGCGCAGTCCCACGATGGCGATTCCGGCGCTGTCTCGAATAAGGTTGGTGCTAAGTTGAAATCTCGCGATGGTTGGTTCAAAAAAGGTAACGGCACGGATGACTTCGGATTCAACGCGCTTCCGGCGGGTTATCGCGGTGCTGTCTCAAAAGCGGATGACGGTGCTGTTGCTGGTGGCAAGTTCAATGGTATCGGCGGTTATGCGTATTTTTGGAGTGCGACTGAAGATCCTGAAAATCCAGAATCAAATGCGTTCTATTTGTTCTTGTCATTCAGCAGTGATGCGGCGAGTTTAAATTCGTTCGCGAAAGAGGACTATCGTTCCGTGCGCTGTGTCCGATAA
- a CDS encoding PDDEXK nuclease domain-containing protein, producing MKKKESMSKPMFVFRDGMLADSSYVEWLSDVKNRFRQSQVKASIRVNTEMLELYWGIGRDLVALRAEERWGAGVVKQFALDMRHSFPNETGFSFTNVKYMKQWYLFYFERNKKGQRAVGQLEMPKAFGKIPWGQHIDIVSRCRSIDEALFYVKGVVDNGWSRPTLNAYIDANLFQTKGTAVTNFKKTLTSSQEKLAKEILKDPYHFEFLKMKEKYDEGDLEDALIANVTQFLLELGKGFSYVGRQMEFRMPGGQAFFPDLIFYFIPQHRYVIIDLKVVKYTPEFAGKLNFYVTAADELLRGEGDNPSVGLIICKSTDKTVVEWSLKDINKPLGVATYKLREVVDRTMAEMKKKQRKK from the coding sequence ATGAAAAAGAAAGAGTCTATGAGTAAACCGATGTTTGTATTTCGCGATGGTATGTTGGCTGATAGCAGTTATGTTGAATGGTTGTCCGATGTTAAAAACCGTTTTCGCCAGAGCCAGGTGAAAGCTTCCATTCGCGTGAATACCGAAATGTTAGAGTTATATTGGGGAATTGGTCGTGATTTAGTTGCGTTGCGAGCCGAAGAACGTTGGGGCGCTGGAGTTGTAAAACAATTTGCGCTTGATATGCGTCATTCTTTCCCTAATGAGACTGGTTTTTCTTTCACGAATGTGAAGTATATGAAACAGTGGTATTTGTTCTATTTTGAGCGAAATAAAAAAGGCCAACGGGCCGTTGGCCAATTAGAAATGCCCAAGGCTTTTGGTAAAATTCCGTGGGGACAACATATAGACATTGTTTCTCGATGCCGATCAATAGACGAGGCCCTGTTTTATGTCAAGGGTGTAGTGGATAATGGTTGGTCGCGCCCCACTTTAAATGCATATATAGATGCTAATCTTTTTCAAACGAAGGGAACCGCTGTTACCAATTTCAAAAAAACTTTGACATCCTCTCAGGAGAAACTTGCAAAGGAAATTCTGAAGGATCCTTATCATTTTGAATTTCTGAAAATGAAAGAAAAGTATGATGAAGGTGATTTAGAAGATGCTCTTATTGCCAACGTTACTCAGTTTTTATTGGAGCTGGGCAAAGGATTTTCCTATGTTGGGCGTCAGATGGAATTTCGGATGCCTGGCGGGCAAGCATTTTTCCCGGACTTGATTTTTTATTTTATTCCACAGCACAGGTATGTCATTATAGATCTCAAGGTCGTGAAGTACACTCCGGAATTTGCTGGTAAACTTAATTTTTATGTGACTGCCGCAGATGAGTTGCTTCGGGGTGAAGGCGATAATCCTTCTGTGGGTTTGATTATTTGCAAATCGACAGATAAGACTGTTGTGGAATGGTCGCTTAAAGACATCAACAAACCGTTGGGTGTGGCTACATATAAGTTGCGAGAGGTTGTTGACCGCACTATGGCGGAAATGAAAAAGAAACAGAGGAAAAAGTGA
- a CDS encoding tRNA 2-thiocytidine biosynthesis TtcA family protein gives MSSQIRKRVNKKITKAIHDFNLIEDGDRVLIATSGGKDSSVLLMELAARLGKFGPKCELAAIHIQSDFADKAPREFLQRMAEEYPQVPFYFKDVAVEARLKEGRKLNCYWCSTQRRTELIKFASENNFNKIALGHHMDDIVETLLMNMLYKGEFSGMPPMVPYEKYPCSIIRPLCYCEESEIIAYAEDADIRKFTCTCEFSKASHRKTIREEIKSLTKGSSTLKANLFESMRNIRMDYLL, from the coding sequence ATGTCAAGTCAAATTCGTAAACGAGTCAATAAAAAAATCACGAAAGCCATTCACGACTTCAACTTGATTGAAGACGGCGACCGCGTGCTCATCGCAACAAGCGGTGGCAAGGATTCTAGCGTGCTGTTGATGGAGCTCGCCGCGCGACTCGGCAAATTCGGACCAAAATGCGAACTTGCCGCCATCCACATTCAAAGCGATTTTGCAGACAAGGCTCCTCGCGAATTTTTGCAGCGCATGGCTGAAGAATATCCGCAAGTGCCATTTTACTTTAAGGACGTCGCCGTAGAAGCTCGCCTCAAAGAAGGCCGCAAGTTGAACTGTTACTGGTGTAGCACGCAGCGCCGCACAGAGCTTATCAAGTTCGCGAGCGAAAACAACTTCAATAAAATTGCGCTCGGGCATCACATGGATGACATCGTCGAGACGCTTCTGATGAACATGCTATACAAGGGCGAGTTCAGCGGGATGCCGCCAATGGTGCCGTACGAAAAGTATCCGTGTAGCATTATCCGCCCGCTCTGCTACTGCGAAGAAAGCGAAATCATCGCCTATGCCGAAGATGCGGACATTCGCAAGTTCACCTGTACCTGCGAATTCTCGAAAGCAAGCCACCGCAAGACCATCCGCGAAGAAATCAAGAGCTTGACGAAAGGAAGCTCCACACTCAAGGCAAACTTGTTCGAAAGCATGCGGAATATCAGGATGGACTATTTATTGTAA
- a CDS encoding M23 family metallopeptidase produces the protein MKKLEVHLYPNKESRGKTVTFSVRRAVVYFILTICAILGFIMFSPVQIVENLSNGNLMEVYHQNSVIKDEIKKIRTVVDTTILKIEETRVVRDSSLKLGGLGFTLENTTDDDAPKKNLHAMRSTFRKTLNKLEADSALAAHVPVLHPLKNHHDIKSRFEMVFDAFTDQELPHRGVDFLAAEGDTVYAPGAGEVVEVRKHRGFGLSMKIEHLEHVKTFYAHLGETLVKKGDKVRRGDPIALIGKSGLQSSLGLHYEIRVNGVPVNPEDYFITK, from the coding sequence GTGAAAAAGCTTGAGGTCCATCTTTATCCGAACAAGGAATCGCGCGGAAAAACGGTCACTTTTTCCGTAAGGCGTGCTGTTGTTTACTTTATACTAACTATTTGCGCAATCTTGGGCTTTATCATGTTCTCGCCGGTGCAGATTGTGGAAAACTTGTCGAATGGCAACTTGATGGAAGTCTATCACCAGAATTCTGTCATCAAGGACGAGATCAAGAAAATCCGCACGGTGGTTGATACGACAATTTTGAAGATTGAAGAAACACGCGTTGTCCGTGACAGCTCCCTGAAACTGGGCGGCCTTGGCTTTACGCTTGAAAATACTACCGATGATGACGCTCCGAAAAAGAATTTGCATGCAATGAGGTCAACGTTCCGTAAGACTCTCAACAAGCTTGAGGCGGATTCGGCGCTTGCGGCCCATGTTCCGGTTTTGCACCCGCTCAAGAACCATCACGACATCAAGAGCCGTTTTGAAATGGTTTTTGATGCGTTCACGGACCAGGAACTCCCGCATCGTGGAGTTGACTTTTTGGCTGCCGAAGGCGATACTGTATATGCGCCTGGCGCGGGTGAAGTTGTTGAAGTCCGCAAGCATCGTGGCTTTGGGCTTTCAATGAAAATTGAACACCTGGAGCATGTGAAGACGTTCTATGCGCATCTCGGTGAAACGCTTGTGAAAAAGGGAGACAAAGTTCGCCGTGGCGATCCGATTGCCCTTATCGGCAAGAGCGGCCTCCAGTCGAGTCTTGGACTCCATTACGAAATTCGCGTGAACGGTGTCCCTGTCAACCCTGAAGATTACTTTATAACAAAATAG
- the dnaN gene encoding DNA polymerase III subunit beta, translating into MKFTIQKNVLQDALQAAISAVPNKSTIQILNNFSLRLEGNFLEVSATDLDLGIRVKVEVQGERDGAVVINARKLFDQVKSLVDPSITNITFDAQDYLVKIQWSERGKASIIGFDANDFPPFPEIENGETLNIAASELAFLAEKTLFATSTDSTRLSLNGVFLEAKDGKISMVATDGHRLGRAAIDQEGAELSNGVIIPHKALQHILHMAKGDSTVEVRTSATHILFNTGSIQVISKLYEGPYPSYRSVIPQQFERTAQANTTEFQNKIRSVISMANARTRKIRLQFDGNILELSATDPDVGGDSREALAITHNGEGSFCIGFNGQFLAEILGMCKSEEVIMKMNNPLGACIIEPVGENMNFSFLLMPTHLTDN; encoded by the coding sequence ATGAAGTTTACGATCCAAAAAAATGTGTTGCAGGACGCACTGCAGGCAGCGATTAGCGCCGTCCCGAACAAGTCCACCATCCAGATCCTCAACAACTTTTCGCTCCGCCTCGAAGGGAACTTCCTCGAAGTGAGCGCTACCGACCTCGACCTCGGTATCAGGGTCAAGGTGGAAGTGCAGGGCGAACGTGATGGTGCAGTCGTCATCAACGCACGTAAGCTGTTCGACCAGGTGAAGAGCCTCGTAGACCCGAGCATCACGAACATCACTTTTGACGCTCAGGATTATTTGGTCAAGATCCAGTGGAGCGAACGCGGTAAGGCAAGCATCATCGGCTTTGACGCCAACGACTTCCCGCCGTTCCCGGAAATTGAAAATGGCGAAACGTTGAACATCGCCGCAAGCGAACTTGCATTCCTCGCCGAAAAGACATTGTTCGCCACTTCTACCGACTCCACACGCTTGAGCTTGAACGGTGTGTTCCTCGAAGCAAAGGACGGCAAGATTTCCATGGTCGCAACAGACGGTCACCGCTTGGGCCGCGCAGCTATTGACCAGGAAGGCGCAGAACTTTCGAACGGCGTCATCATCCCGCACAAGGCTTTGCAGCACATCTTGCACATGGCTAAGGGCGATTCCACGGTTGAAGTCCGTACCTCTGCAACGCACATCCTCTTCAACACGGGTTCCATCCAGGTCATCTCGAAGCTTTACGAAGGACCGTATCCGAGCTACCGCTCTGTGATCCCGCAGCAGTTCGAACGTACCGCACAGGCCAACACCACGGAATTCCAGAACAAGATCCGCAGCGTGATTTCCATGGCTAACGCACGTACCCGCAAGATCCGTTTGCAGTTCGACGGCAACATCCTCGAACTCAGCGCAACGGACCCGGATGTCGGCGGCGATTCTCGCGAAGCACTCGCTATCACGCACAACGGCGAAGGCAGCTTCTGCATTGGCTTCAATGGCCAGTTCCTCGCAGAAATCCTCGGCATGTGCAAGAGCGAAGAAGTCATCATGAAGATGAACAACCCGCTTGGCGCCTGCATCATCGAGCCGGTTGGCGAAAACATGAACTTCTCGTTCCTGTTGATGCCGACGCACCTCACCGACAACTAA